The DNA region ATCCATCGTCCGAGGCCGTCTGCATTCGGAGGGTTTCCTCTCCGGAACGGACGGTTTTGACATCTGCTGCATGGGCAGGCAGGGTCAAAACGAAGAGAAAAAGCAGGACCACCATCATGGTTTTCATCAGCTTTGCTCCCGGGTCATCATTTCGAAACGGATCAGCTTGATTCTATCTTCCCATAGTCGGTCCGTTATTTCTTTTCAAAGATATACTTACTCACCAACTCCTCCAGGTTGATCGCCGATTCCGTCTCCGTAATCTCTCCGCCGGGTTTTATGTAATCTTCCGACCCCCCGGGGGTAATGCTGACGTAACGGTCTCCAATGATTCCGGCCGTACGGATCGATGCGATGCTGTCATCCTGCAGCTTGACCTTCTTGTTGATGGACATATCGACGACCGCTTCGTACTCCTTCGGGTCGAGCCTGATCGATGCGACCTTTCCCACCTTCACTCCGCCGATCTCCACGTAAGCACCGACCTTCAGCCCGGCAATGGAATCAAATCTCGCATCAACGGTATAGGTCTTATTGTTTCCCCAGAGTTCCACGCCGCCCAGCTTGATCGAGAGATAGGCAAAACAGAGAAACCCAAGAATCACGAATACCCCCACCGCCGTTTCGATATTAAGTCGTTTCATAGAGATCGGTCTCCTCCATCTCACTGGAATAGATCGGCCCCATCGTCGTCTCGACGAAGGAGCGGATATGTGGATTACCGGAAAGCTGAAACTCCTCCGGCGACATGCATCCCTGGATTTTGCAGTCGGCCAGCAGGGCAACATAGTCGGAGAGCTTAAAGATCTTCGGCACATCATGACTGACCATCACGGCCGTATATTTCAGGTGTGCCTGGGTCTTGTAAAAAAGCCGGTAGATCTCATTGCTCTTGTTTACATCCAGTCCCGTGGTCGGTTCATCGTAGAAGACCACCTTCGGATTCAGCACCAACGCCCGGGCCAGTCCAACCCGCTTCTGCATCCCGCCGCTGATCTGCGCCGGATATTTTTCTCCGGCCCCCTGCAAATCGAGCATCGAAAGCTTCTCTTCCACATTCCGACGGATCTCCCCTTCCGTCGCCTTTGTCCGCTCCCGAAGCGGCAGGGCCACGTTATCATAGACCGTCATGGAATCAAAAAGAGCAACATTCTGAAAGAGAACACCGAAATTGCGGCGTACCCGGTTCATCTCCTTCTTGTTCAGCCGGGCCATATCCTCTCCGAAAACGAGGACCTTCCCCGCATCCGGACGCACCAAGCCGAGCATGTGCTTTAAAATTACGCTCTTTCCCTGACCGCTTGCCCCGACAATGACCGTGGTTGTTCCTTCCCGGACGGTCAGATTCACCTTATCCAGAACCTTCTGCGTTCCGAAAGATTTCTCCACGTCCACTAATTGGATAACTACATTTTTCTGATCTTCACTCATTTAGCAGACCCGACACCGAATAAAGTCTGTCATCCACGGCACAGTAAAAAGCTCCGGATGCAAGACACAAAGATTTTGAGGAGAGAGGCGTACTTTATTTTTACGTCGCAACGAACTCAAAATCCGACAAACCCAGCAGACGGACTTTTTACGAAGCCGTCTAAAGAAGAATGGCGCTGATCAGGTAATCCCACACCAGTATCGTCACCGATGCCAGCACCACCGCACTGGTCGTATTCCGGCTCACACCCTCCGCCCCGAAACCACCGGAGCGGTCGAAATGGAGAAAATATCCCTTGGCCGCGGTCAGCCAGACGATCAGCAGGCCGAAGGTCAACGATTTTACCAGTCCCATCTCGATGTCCTTCCAAACCACGCTGGCGTACATCCCCTGAAAATAGGTCCCGCTGTTGACCCCCAACAGGTAGACCCCGACGAGACAGCCGCCGAAGATCCCGACCACGTCGAATATGAATGTCAAAAGCGGCAGGGAGATAATTCCGGCAATCAATTTCGGTACCATGAGGTATTTGTAGGGGTCGATGGCCATGCACTCAAGGGCATCGATCTGCTCGGAATTCCGCATGATGCCGATCTCGGCGCAGATGGCGGAACCTGCCCGGCCGATCACCATAAGGGCGGTGAGCACCGGGCCTAATTCCCGGATCAGGCTCAGGGCCACGGCCGATCCCAAAAGCCCCTCCGACCCGAACTTGCGGAGCGTATAATATCCCTGCAGTCCGAGGACCATTCCCGTAAAAGCACCTGTGAAGAGAATCACGAAGATCGACCTGGCCCCGATGAAATTGATCTGCCGAATGACGGGAAAGATTTTGTAGGGCGGTTTCAGGGCATTGACGATGCAGGAGAAAAGAAAGATCCCCATCCGCCCCGTATGTTCCACGAAGTATAGAAAACCATCACCTAACTTTTCCAGTGGCTTTTGCATCGTATCTTTAATTAATGTTAATGGTCTCGTAAAAAGCCATTCTCCGGGTTCCGTTCATGGTTCGACAGGCTTCCGAGCATGGTGAGCTTGCCGAAGCCATCGAAGGGGCAGGTGGACTTTTTACGACTTCATCAATGTTAATGGACCGGTGGGAAAAAGAAAAGAAGAGCAAAGACCGGAGAACCGATCGACCTCTCCTGCAAATATCCGTAACGAATTGTACTGTTCTTTTGTCGGAATAAAAAGTCTGGAACTTGAACATAAAATAGCACCACCCGTCCCTTTACGTCAACCGGAATCACCTCCAGCGAGGGAAAGAATAAAACGTTTCTTCTCCTTGATTTTCACCGCCTCTTATACTACTCTCCTTCCAGTCGGACAGGCCCACACAAAGTAATTTCATGGAAGGACGGAACAAGATGCCTCCATTGGAACCGAAAACTTCATCAGACTTTATTCGAACGATTATTGCGCAGGACCTCCGGGAGGGCCGGTTTGACGGTCCCGTCCATACCCGTTTCCCGCCGGAGCCGAACGGGTATCTGCACATCGGGCATGCCAAGTCGATCTGCCTCAATTTCGGGATCGCAGCGGAATATGACGGGGGGCTGTGTAATCTCCGTTTCGACGACACCAATCCCGCCAGAGAGGAAGCGGAGTACATCGAAGCAATCCGTGAGGATCTCCGCTGGCTCGGATTTGACTGGGGAGGCCGGGAATACTACGCCTCCGACTATTTTGACCGGCTCTACGAATTCGCATGCCGGTTAATCCGGGAGGAGAAGGCCTACGTAGACGACCTGACGCCGGAGGAAATTCGGGAATACCGCGGCACCCCCTTCGAAGCGGGGCGGGAAAGCCCCCACCGAAACCGGAGCGTGGAAGAGAACCTTGATCTTTTCGAACGGATGCGACAAGGGGAATTCCCCGACGGAAGCCGGGTCCTCCGGGCAAAAATCGATATGGCCCACCCGAATCTGAACATGCGGGACCCCGTCCTCTACCGGGTCCTCCACGCCCCCCATCATCGGACCGGGCACAAGTGGTGCATCTACCCCATGTACGACTTCGCCCACGGTCAGTCCGATTCCATCGAAGGGATCACCCACTCCATCTGCACCCTCGAATTCGAGGATCACCGCCCCCTCTACGACTGGTTCCTCGATGCGCTGAAGATCCATCACCCGCGACAGATTGAATTTGCACGGCTCAATCTCACCCACACCGTAATGAGCAAACGGAAGTTGCTGCGACTTGTCGAGGAAGGACATGTGGAGGGCTGGGACGACCCGAGGATGCCGACCCTTTCGGGACTCCGGCGCCGCGGCTATACCCCCGACGCCATCCGGAATTTCTGTACACGGATCGGTGTCGCCAAAAAGGCAAGCACGGTCGACATTGCCCTGCTGGAGCATTGCCTACGGGAGGATCTGAACAAGAGAGCCCGACGCGCCATGGGGGTCATCCATCCGCTGAAGGTCGTCATCGACAACTATCCTGAAGGAAAGGTGGATGAACTGGACGCCGTCAACAATCCTGAAGATCCCTCCGCAGGAACCCGGAAGGTCCCCTTCTCCCGGGTCGTTTACATTGAAAAAGACGATTTTATGGAAGATCCACCGAAAAAATTCTACCGACTGGCGCCGGGACGCGAGGTACGGCTCCGTTATGCCTACTTCATCACCTGCGTCGACCTGGTAAAGGATGAAAAAACGGGGGAAATCATCGAAATTCACTGCACCTACGACCCGGAAACCCGGGGGGGGGATGCACCGGATGGCCGAAAGGTCAAAGCAACCCTCCACTGGGTCTCGGCCGTCCACGCCGTCTCCGCCGAAGTCCGGCTCTATGATCATCTGTTCAGCGAAGCCGATCCCGACCGGGGAGAAGAAGGCAAGAATTTTCTCGACTGTCTCAATCCAGGCTCAAAGGAAATCCTGCGGGAATGCCGGATGGAACCGTCGGTAACGACAATGGAGAAAGGGAAGACGTTCCAACTGGAACGTCTCGGCTATTTCTGTGTCGATTCAAAGGATTCGGGCAATGATCATATCGTACTGAATCGTACGGTCACCCTGCGTGATACATGGGCCAGGATCAGAAAAAGAGGTTCAAAGCAGTAAATAACATAGAGTTCTCCTGCTGTAAGTATTCCAGCGGCCCGGTTTTCACCTTTGTGCCCGGGGCAGCCTCGCCCTTTACGGGTGACGAAGCCCTTTCCTCTATTCTCCCCTCAGAGTCGCCAGGAGGGTGGCGGCAAACTGATAGTCCACCCCCTCTTCCTCTTTGACTTTCTTGTAAAAGTTACACTCCCGGCAATTATCAAACTTCTTCGCGAAGGTCCCCTGGGTCTCACCCCCACACATCGTCCCGGCAAGAACCCAGCAGGACCGCCCCCCCTTGATCCCATCGTGGATACCGTCAAGCCTTTTCTCCATTGCTGCAGGACATTCTCCTGATTTAGAGACATTGGCCCCTCCCGGCTCCCGTCCGCATTCCTTGAACTCCCAACAATTGAGTTTGCTCATAAGGCCCAACCTCCATCGTAGAATCCAGAAGCATAAATGTAACTGTTCTATTACAATTTTACGTTTGAACCCCAGAACTGTCAATAATGACAAAGAGGAATATTTGACATTTACTTTACATATCGAATTAATATGAAATCGGTGTAGAGCCATTCATCCCTCTATAAAAGAGGATAATATCAGGATTGCTCCCTTGGTGAAATCCCATACTTTTTGATCTTGTATCCCACCTGTCGCGGCGTAATTCCGAGGACACGTGCCGCCCGGGCCTGGACCCATCCCGCCTCTTTCAGGGTTGCGAGAAGGCGCCTCCTTTCCATTTCTTCAAGGATGGAAAGGTTCTCTCCGTCTTCCTTTCGTCCCTTTCCCGGCGCCTCGGGAGATGCAAAGGAGATCCCCTCCCGGACATAAGCGGGAAGGTCCTCCAGGCGGGCTTCGTTTCCACGCGCCATGACGACCATCCGTTCGATATAATTTTCCAGCGCCCGGACATTCCCCGGCCAGGGATGCTCCATAAGGACCCTCATGATAGCCGGTGGTATACTCACATCCTTACCATTCTCCTCGTTGAAACGGCGGAGGAAGTGCTCGATCAGCAGCGGCAGATCCTCACGACGTTCCCGCAGGCTGGGAAGGAATATGGGGATCACGTTCAACCGGTAGTAAAGGTCCTCCCGGAATTTCCCTTCACTTACGGCCTTCTCCAGGTCACGGTTGGTCGCAACGATGATCCGGACATCGACCGCCAGGGTCTCCGTCCCCCCTACACGTTCGAATTCACGCTCCTGGAGGACACGGAGCAGTTTGACCTGGAAGGAGGGTGGAACCTCTCCGATCTCGTCGAGGAAGAGGGTCCCGCCGGAGGCCAGTTCAAAACGCCCCGGCCTCTGACGCTCGGCGCCGGTAAAGGCCCCCTTTTCATGACCGAAGAGTTCCGTCTCCAGCAGGGTTTCCGGCAGGGCCGCGCAGTTGAGCTTCACGAAGGGACCCCCGCTCCGGAGGCTGTTATAGTGAATCGCCCGGGCGATCAGCTCCTTCCCGGTCCCGCTCTCTCCCCGGAGCATCACCGTGGCGTTACTCCGGCTTACCTGCCCGACCGCCTCGAAGACCTCCTGCATCCGGTCGGACTCGCCGATGATATTCTCGAAACGGTACCTGCCGGCAAGCTGCGTCCGGAGGGATCTGTTTTCTTCCTTCAGGGCGGCCTTCTCCGCCTCCACCATCCGCTGGATCCGGACCGCCTGGGCGAAGGTCCCGGCCACGATCGTCAGGAAACGGATCTCCCGGTCGAAGGAGGCGCTGTGAGAAAAAAGATGGTCCACGCTCAGGACCCCGATCACCTTTCCATCGAGTTTGATCGGCACCGAAAGAAAGGATATCTCGTCCTGGTTGAGCCGGCTCCGCGAACCGGTCCGGTCGAGGAACATCGGTTCGGCGCCGATCTTCGGCACGATCATGGGAACCCCGGTCTTCACGACCTTTCCCGTCACCCCTTCGCCGATCCGGTAATTCCCTTTCTCCATCTCGTCCCGGGTCATCCCGTAGGCGGCCCGGATCACCAGTCTTCCCGTCTCCCCGTCGAGGAGGGTCAGGGTCCCGCGATTGAGACCGAGAAAGTCGGAGAGGAGTTTCAGTGTCGCCGCGGCCACACGGTCGAGGTCGAACGTGGTCGAGACGAGCTTGCTGATCTCGTAGAGCGTGGTCAGCTCCAGCACCTTCCTGCTTCCGTCCGGGCCACTGTGCGTGCGCCCCCTTTCCGTCTTCATGATCATCCGCGGCCCCTTTCCCGCCCCGCAACTTTTCTCAGAAGGAATAGCTCACGTTCACACCGCCATAGAGATTGCCGTCATTCTCGTAGAAACCGGCCTCTGCGGCGTCGGCGATATCACTGTTCACAAAATTGGAATAGTAAACCTGCGGCGTCACCGTGATCTTCTTCGTTACCGCACAGGCGAGGGCGGCGCCTATGTTGTAGTCACTCAGCGAACTCTTCTCAACTCCAAAATAGCCCTTGTGGTAGGCCCTGTTGCCCCAGCCGAGGGAACCGAAAAGGGAAAGGGTCGCCCGGTCGTTCAATTCGAAATCATGACCGACAGCGAAGGATATGTAGGTACCGTCGATGGCGTCCACGTCTCGGTAGAGGGTCAGGCTCGGCGAGAGGGGGGCGTCGAGGGAGACCCCGCCGTAGACCTCCTCGGTATGCCCCCCGCCGCGGGGAAAGTCGTAGAAGATATACCCCGCGGAGAGGCCGAAGATCCCCGCCTTGAACGAGTAGTCGAGCGTATAGTCGATCTCGTTGACGAGGTGGTTATTGGCATAACGGTCCTCGTCCATGTTGTAGTTCGACCAGAAACCGAGAGATAAACCGTTTTCAAAATCAATGGAGAAGTTCGGCTGGACCACGCCGTCTTTCCCGTAATT from Deltaproteobacteria bacterium includes:
- the mlaD gene encoding outer membrane lipid asymmetry maintenance protein MlaD; the encoded protein is MKRLNIETAVGVFVILGFLCFAYLSIKLGGVELWGNNKTYTVDARFDSIAGLKVGAYVEIGGVKVGKVASIRLDPKEYEAVVDMSINKKVKLQDDSIASIRTAGIIGDRYVSITPGGSEDYIKPGGEITETESAINLEELVSKYIFEKK
- a CDS encoding ABC transporter ATP-binding protein, which produces MSEDQKNVVIQLVDVEKSFGTQKVLDKVNLTVREGTTTVIVGASGQGKSVILKHMLGLVRPDAGKVLVFGEDMARLNKKEMNRVRRNFGVLFQNVALFDSMTVYDNVALPLRERTKATEGEIRRNVEEKLSMLDLQGAGEKYPAQISGGMQKRVGLARALVLNPKVVFYDEPTTGLDVNKSNEIYRLFYKTQAHLKYTAVMVSHDVPKIFKLSDYVALLADCKIQGCMSPEEFQLSGNPHIRSFVETTMGPIYSSEMEETDLYETT
- a CDS encoding ABC transporter permease, whose protein sequence is MQKPLEKLGDGFLYFVEHTGRMGIFLFSCIVNALKPPYKIFPVIRQINFIGARSIFVILFTGAFTGMVLGLQGYYTLRKFGSEGLLGSAVALSLIRELGPVLTALMVIGRAGSAICAEIGIMRNSEQIDALECMAIDPYKYLMVPKLIAGIISLPLLTFIFDVVGIFGGCLVGVYLLGVNSGTYFQGMYASVVWKDIEMGLVKSLTFGLLIVWLTAAKGYFLHFDRSGGFGAEGVSRNTTSAVVLASVTILVWDYLISAILL
- a CDS encoding glutamine--tRNA ligase/YqeY domain fusion protein codes for the protein MEGRNKMPPLEPKTSSDFIRTIIAQDLREGRFDGPVHTRFPPEPNGYLHIGHAKSICLNFGIAAEYDGGLCNLRFDDTNPAREEAEYIEAIREDLRWLGFDWGGREYYASDYFDRLYEFACRLIREEKAYVDDLTPEEIREYRGTPFEAGRESPHRNRSVEENLDLFERMRQGEFPDGSRVLRAKIDMAHPNLNMRDPVLYRVLHAPHHRTGHKWCIYPMYDFAHGQSDSIEGITHSICTLEFEDHRPLYDWFLDALKIHHPRQIEFARLNLTHTVMSKRKLLRLVEEGHVEGWDDPRMPTLSGLRRRGYTPDAIRNFCTRIGVAKKASTVDIALLEHCLREDLNKRARRAMGVIHPLKVVIDNYPEGKVDELDAVNNPEDPSAGTRKVPFSRVVYIEKDDFMEDPPKKFYRLAPGREVRLRYAYFITCVDLVKDEKTGEIIEIHCTYDPETRGGDAPDGRKVKATLHWVSAVHAVSAEVRLYDHLFSEADPDRGEEGKNFLDCLNPGSKEILRECRMEPSVTTMEKGKTFQLERLGYFCVDSKDSGNDHIVLNRTVTLRDTWARIRKRGSKQ
- the nifA gene encoding nif-specific transcriptional activator NifA — translated: MKTERGRTHSGPDGSRKVLELTTLYEISKLVSTTFDLDRVAAATLKLLSDFLGLNRGTLTLLDGETGRLVIRAAYGMTRDEMEKGNYRIGEGVTGKVVKTGVPMIVPKIGAEPMFLDRTGSRSRLNQDEISFLSVPIKLDGKVIGVLSVDHLFSHSASFDREIRFLTIVAGTFAQAVRIQRMVEAEKAALKEENRSLRTQLAGRYRFENIIGESDRMQEVFEAVGQVSRSNATVMLRGESGTGKELIARAIHYNSLRSGGPFVKLNCAALPETLLETELFGHEKGAFTGAERQRPGRFELASGGTLFLDEIGEVPPSFQVKLLRVLQEREFERVGGTETLAVDVRIIVATNRDLEKAVSEGKFREDLYYRLNVIPIFLPSLRERREDLPLLIEHFLRRFNEENGKDVSIPPAIMRVLMEHPWPGNVRALENYIERMVVMARGNEARLEDLPAYVREGISFASPEAPGKGRKEDGENLSILEEMERRRLLATLKEAGWVQARAARVLGITPRQVGYKIKKYGISPREQS